GGTGTTCTTCAACCGGATGGAAGAATTCTCCCATAGTTTGCCCGCTGTGCAGGTTGAATGTCGCATCGGATGGTGCCTTGGTGATCCGCGCCTGACCCGCGGGCAGGTGCCCCAATCCGCAACAGGCTGGCCGGCGAACGGTAAATTATCGGATGATCGTGGATTCTCCGCCGATTCTGATCTAACAGGCCCGGAGAAAAGACCGCAGGACCAAATATGATCATCATCGCCATCGACGGGCCCGCAGCCGCCGGCAAGGGGACGCTTTCGCGCCGGATTGCCGAGGAATACGGCTTCCACCATCTCGACACCGGGCTTACCTATCGCGCCACGGCGAAGGCGCTTCTCGATGCCGGGTTGCCGCTCGATGACGAGGCGGTGGCCGAGACGATGGCGCGCGAGGTCGAGCTTGCCGGGCTGGACCGCTCGGTGCTCTCGGCGCATGCGATCGGCGAGGCGGCCTCGAAGATTGCCGTGATGCCGGCGGTGCGCCGGGCGCTGGTCGAGGCGCAGCGCGGCTTTTCGCTGAAGGAGCCGGGCACCGTGCTCGACGGCCGCGACATCGGCACCGTCGTCTGCCCGGATGCGACGGTGAAGCTCTATGTCACGGCCTCGCCGGAAGTCCGCGCCAAGCGCCGCTATGACGAGATCATCGCCGTCGGCGGGAGGGCCGATTACGCGGCGATCTTCGAGGACGTGAAGCAGCGCGACGAGCGCGACATGGGCCGCGCCGACAGCCCGCTGAAGCCCGCCGAGGATGCGCACTTGCTCGACACGTCCGAAATGGGTATAGAGGCCGCATTCCAGGCGGCGAAGACCCTGATCGACGCTGCCCTGAAGACGATTTGAGGGAAGGTTTTTTCGGCCCATGGTCGGATGTGTCTTCCTCTAAAAGCCTGAAATTCCGTCCATGCGCCGGATTGCCCTTGAAGAGGGCGGACTGGGTTCAGGCCTGTTCAACACCAGCCCCCGGCGCATATGCGTCTCCGGCAGGAGATGCAGCAGGAGATTATATGTCTGCAACCACCCCCACCCGTGATGATTTCGCAGCACTTCTCGAAGAG
This DNA window, taken from Sinorhizobium fredii NGR234, encodes the following:
- the cmk gene encoding (d)CMP kinase, which codes for MIIIAIDGPAAAGKGTLSRRIAEEYGFHHLDTGLTYRATAKALLDAGLPLDDEAVAETMAREVELAGLDRSVLSAHAIGEAASKIAVMPAVRRALVEAQRGFSLKEPGTVLDGRDIGTVVCPDATVKLYVTASPEVRAKRRYDEIIAVGGRADYAAIFEDVKQRDERDMGRADSPLKPAEDAHLLDTSEMGIEAAFQAAKTLIDAALKTI